The Lewinellaceae bacterium genome has a segment encoding these proteins:
- a CDS encoding nucleoside 2-deoxyribosyltransferase, with the protein MKIYFAGSIRGGREDKALYMQIIRYLAKHGTVLTEHVGDENLSDFGEDGLSDQGIYERDMSWLRSSDVVVAEVTTPSLGVGYEIGKAEEFKKPVLCLYRKQPGKRLSAMLSGNPHVKNTEYETLEEAFEAINEFFKRQY; encoded by the coding sequence ATGAAAATTTATTTTGCCGGCTCCATACGCGGAGGGAGAGAAGATAAGGCATTGTACATGCAGATTATCAGGTATCTTGCAAAACATGGTACAGTACTGACCGAACACGTTGGGGATGAAAATTTGAGTGACTTTGGAGAGGATGGGTTATCCGATCAAGGCATTTATGAACGGGATATGTCATGGCTGAGGTCTTCTGATGTGGTAGTTGCTGAAGTGACCACCCCTTCTTTGGGGGTCGGATACGAAATTGGAAAAGCTGAAGAGTTTAAAAAGCCGGTATTGTGCCTGTATAGAAAACAGCCCGGAAAACGACTATCGGCCATGCTCAGCGGCAATCCTCATGTCAAAAATACCGAATACGAAACCCTGGAAGAGGCCTTTGAAGCCATCAATGAATTTTTCAAAAGACAATACTGA
- a CDS encoding PD40 domain-containing protein encodes MRSIITILCLFLACTKPFCQDNPENALDFFLPGFSDQQISVRDFALSPGGDEIYFSVESVKKNISLIVFSKKGKSGWSPAEVVHFSGQYRDIEPSFSPDGNHLYFASNRPLDPAAQGPKDYDIWMVHRNNPSDKWSEPENPGFPVNSEQDEFYPSITNSGNLYFTSTLKDSKGREDIYVCKFEAGKYLPAESLSTSINTAAYEFNAWVAPDESLIIFSSYGREDGNGGGDLYYSTRDEYGKWRHALNLGLPINSSKLDYCPFYDLNTQTLYFTSERSAVKEYYSEKLSFEAFRKEVTQSENGLGRIYRIPFKFEH; translated from the coding sequence ATGCGATCAATCATCACCATTTTATGCCTGTTTCTGGCATGCACCAAACCCTTTTGTCAGGACAATCCTGAGAATGCCCTTGACTTTTTTCTGCCCGGATTTTCAGACCAGCAGATCAGCGTCAGGGATTTTGCGCTTTCTCCCGGAGGAGATGAAATTTACTTTTCTGTGGAAAGCGTCAAAAAAAATATTTCCTTAATCGTCTTTTCGAAAAAAGGAAAATCAGGATGGAGCCCTGCGGAAGTGGTTCATTTTTCGGGTCAATACCGGGACATTGAACCTTCTTTTTCGCCGGATGGCAACCATTTGTATTTTGCTTCCAACCGGCCGCTTGATCCAGCCGCTCAAGGCCCTAAAGACTATGACATCTGGATGGTTCACAGGAATAACCCTTCAGACAAATGGTCTGAACCGGAAAATCCGGGGTTCCCTGTCAACAGTGAGCAGGATGAATTTTATCCGTCGATCACAAATTCCGGAAATTTATATTTCACCTCCACACTGAAGGATTCCAAGGGAAGAGAAGATATTTATGTCTGTAAATTTGAGGCCGGTAAGTACCTCCCCGCTGAATCACTGAGCACTTCCATAAATACAGCAGCTTATGAATTCAACGCCTGGGTAGCGCCGGATGAATCTTTGATCATTTTTTCCTCTTATGGGCGGGAAGACGGAAACGGAGGGGGAGATCTTTACTACAGCACCAGGGATGAATACGGGAAATGGAGACATGCTCTTAATTTGGGTCTGCCGATCAATTCTTCTAAACTTGACTACTGTCCGTTTTATGATCTTAACACGCAAACCTTGTACTTCACCAGTGAGCGATCGGCTGTAAAAGAATATTATTCTGAAAAATTATCTTTTGAAGCCTTCCGAAAAGAAGTTACTCAATCGGAAAACGGGCTGGGAAGAATATACAGGATTCCATTTAAATTTGAGCATTAG
- a CDS encoding SdiA-regulated domain-containing protein, whose product MENSIMSYHKISPFGYLVSVRIMLFICLTAVSVFGACKTPHLSSADKHPVVEKTDSFKLYQLNYDLQRPDITFELEDELNEISGLSMDASEQYLWAVQDEAGIIYKLSVKDGSIIEKFPFWKDGDYEGITRVGNEFYIAKNTGTLYRVSHLGEPNQAVEKYNTFLSAKNNIEGLTFDVGHNRLLLACKGSPGIDGEEMNKERAVYAFNLDTMGLAYEPVLLVSLNAVREFMAAFPDLDQIEKLLEYFPPGELEVFEFSPSGISIQPLTGEIFILSSSKKLLIILSAEGRILYIEKLKKSIHPQPEGICFSSDGTMYLSSEGKEGKARIHKFSVKH is encoded by the coding sequence ATGGAAAATTCAATTATGTCTTATCATAAAATTTCTCCTTTCGGGTATCTGGTTTCGGTCAGGATAATGTTGTTTATCTGCCTGACTGCCGTTTCCGTTTTTGGGGCATGTAAAACGCCTCATCTTTCGTCCGCTGATAAACATCCGGTTGTTGAAAAAACGGATTCTTTTAAACTGTATCAACTTAATTACGACCTTCAACGGCCCGACATTACCTTCGAGCTGGAGGATGAACTTAATGAAATTTCCGGATTGAGCATGGATGCTTCCGAACAATATCTATGGGCCGTACAGGATGAAGCCGGTATTATTTACAAACTATCGGTTAAAGATGGAAGTATCATTGAAAAATTTCCTTTTTGGAAAGACGGCGATTATGAAGGAATCACAAGGGTCGGCAATGAATTTTATATTGCAAAAAATACCGGTACGCTTTACCGGGTTTCCCATCTTGGTGAACCAAACCAAGCGGTCGAAAAATATAATACCTTCCTGAGTGCGAAAAATAATATAGAGGGACTTACCTTTGATGTAGGCCATAACAGGTTATTGCTGGCTTGCAAAGGAAGTCCAGGAATAGATGGGGAGGAAATGAATAAAGAGAGAGCCGTTTATGCCTTTAATCTGGATACCATGGGATTGGCATATGAGCCGGTTTTGTTAGTGAGTTTAAACGCGGTACGGGAATTTATGGCTGCTTTTCCGGATTTGGATCAAATCGAAAAGTTATTAGAATACTTTCCGCCAGGAGAACTTGAAGTATTCGAATTTAGTCCATCCGGCATAAGCATCCAGCCCCTGACGGGAGAGATATTTATCCTGTCTTCCAGCAAAAAATTATTGATCATACTTTCAGCGGAGGGTAGAATTCTGTATATCGAAAAATTAAAAAAGAGCATCCATCCCCAACCAGAAGGTATTTGCTTTTCTTCTGATGGTACGATGTATTTATCCAGCGAAGGGAAAGAGGGAAAGGCCAGGATACATAAATTTTCGGTGAAGCATTAA
- a CDS encoding rhodanese-like domain-containing protein — MFGFLKKLFGGADIKALLDDGAIIVDVRTKAEYKNGHVSGSLHMPLQVIDKQIKQLKKYNKPIITCCASGRRSGVAATRLKAYGLEAYNGGSWTNVRRLKE, encoded by the coding sequence ATGTTTGGATTTTTAAAAAAACTCTTTGGTGGTGCCGACATAAAAGCACTGCTGGACGATGGAGCGATCATCGTGGATGTTCGCACCAAAGCTGAATATAAAAACGGACACGTCAGTGGTTCGCTGCATATGCCGCTTCAGGTGATCGACAAACAGATCAAACAGCTCAAAAAATATAACAAACCTATCATCACTTGTTGTGCCTCGGGACGCAGAAGCGGGGTGGCTGCAACAAGATTAAAAGCTTACGGACTGGAAGCCTATAACGGAGGTTCCTGGACCAATGTCCGCCGACTAAAAGAATAA
- a CDS encoding rhodanese-like domain-containing protein, with protein MDIQTIINNPNATIIDVREPFEFAGRNAEGSINIPLGTVAARFEEIKAMPKPLVFCCASGNRSGMAAQFFQNNGVKEAYNGGSWAVVDAIKVKAA; from the coding sequence ATGGATATTCAAACAATTATTAACAACCCAAATGCTACGATCATTGACGTAAGGGAACCTTTTGAATTTGCAGGTAGAAATGCAGAGGGATCTATCAACATTCCTCTGGGAACTGTTGCCGCTCGTTTTGAAGAGATCAAAGCTATGCCCAAGCCTCTTGTATTTTGCTGTGCATCGGGAAACCGCAGTGGTATGGCCGCCCAGTTTTTTCAAAACAACGGTGTCAAAGAAGCATACAATGGTGGCAGTTGGGCCGTGGTGGATGCCATCAAAGTTAAAGCTGCATAA
- a CDS encoding histidine kinase — MMVSFLNKIEELEQKLSLQADPRQRLVLIDHLTAHYSFTDVNRALSLLEEQFKILETYDYPDFKLNFYLNKAIVENHRYYFEEAEKYYLLAMKMLKDIGTVRQQAETLIDYAGTCMNLHQAEKASGLLDKAKNLLKKFPDEPLSGRIICREGYINLHLGNYSKAIEDLLLAQKKIDKIGGILSLKDYYFLTLIYSGQGKIFEINDERKKSVKAYLKVVEMCESLQMRTRLSWHYLNTGNAYMSVNDTDNAITYFLKAIEIDDDVSEKAQASAYGNLGYIYFEEERYIEALELFEQAESLYQSDQEFYNLSIIAAWRGKLYAETGQRGKVLEQFELAYDYAKKITDFKQLSSVSKDIAAFYAEEGNYKEAYEFQLAHEQYLEKYNEQVDKGLQKELEAKYDAAEKRQETELLKLEATRLRLKALRAQMNPHFMYNALNSIQSFITSKDPNAAAKYLAKFAKLMRQSLDYSEVEVISLEKEIEFLETYLYINQKLRFEDRLTYKIVVEEEIEEDILSIPAMIVQPYIENAIEHGLRSIKDGKLIVTFGLLDDDTISCTIEDNGIGRKKVRELQLQDVRFQEHRSRGTSITEKRLQILMQAKGIDVHVNTIDLVNPKTGEATGTRVEIKIPIVEVDFK; from the coding sequence ATGATGGTTAGCTTTTTAAATAAAATCGAAGAACTGGAGCAGAAACTCAGTCTCCAGGCTGATCCGCGTCAAAGGCTGGTGCTCATTGACCATCTGACCGCTCATTATTCCTTTACGGATGTAAACAGAGCATTATCCCTGCTTGAAGAACAGTTCAAGATTCTTGAAACGTATGATTACCCCGATTTTAAACTGAACTTCTACCTCAACAAAGCCATCGTCGAAAATCATCGGTATTATTTTGAAGAAGCCGAAAAATACTACCTCCTGGCCATGAAAATGCTCAAGGATATCGGTACCGTAAGACAACAGGCAGAAACCCTCATCGATTATGCAGGTACCTGCATGAATCTCCATCAGGCTGAAAAAGCCTCCGGGTTACTCGATAAAGCAAAAAATCTATTAAAAAAATTTCCTGACGAACCGTTAAGCGGACGTATAATCTGCCGCGAAGGGTATATCAATCTGCACTTAGGCAACTATTCAAAAGCCATCGAAGACCTCTTACTGGCCCAAAAAAAAATCGATAAAATAGGAGGCATTCTTTCCCTAAAGGATTATTACTTTCTCACCCTCATTTACAGCGGGCAAGGAAAAATTTTTGAAATAAATGACGAAAGAAAAAAAAGTGTCAAAGCATACCTTAAAGTAGTTGAGATGTGCGAGTCTCTTCAAATGCGTACCCGCCTTTCATGGCACTACCTGAACACCGGAAACGCTTACATGTCAGTAAATGATACAGATAATGCCATCACCTACTTTCTGAAAGCCATAGAAATCGATGACGATGTAAGTGAAAAAGCCCAGGCAAGCGCTTATGGAAACCTGGGATACATTTATTTTGAAGAAGAGCGATATATCGAAGCACTCGAACTTTTTGAACAGGCAGAATCCCTTTACCAGTCTGATCAGGAATTTTACAACCTTTCGATCATTGCAGCATGGAGAGGAAAACTTTATGCCGAAACAGGACAAAGGGGAAAAGTCCTGGAACAATTTGAACTGGCCTATGATTACGCAAAAAAGATAACAGATTTCAAACAGCTATCCAGTGTAAGCAAGGATATCGCGGCATTTTATGCTGAAGAAGGCAACTACAAAGAAGCCTATGAATTTCAGCTGGCACACGAACAATACCTCGAAAAATATAACGAACAGGTTGACAAGGGACTTCAAAAAGAACTGGAAGCCAAATACGATGCAGCGGAAAAAAGACAGGAAACAGAATTGCTGAAGCTGGAGGCGACTCGTCTGCGCCTCAAAGCGCTCAGGGCGCAGATGAATCCTCATTTCATGTACAATGCCCTCAATTCCATACAAAGTTTTATTACCTCAAAAGATCCGAATGCCGCAGCCAAATATCTCGCCAAGTTTGCCAAGCTGATGCGGCAAAGCCTGGATTATTCGGAAGTAGAGGTCATTTCCCTTGAAAAAGAAATTGAATTTTTGGAAACCTACCTTTATATCAACCAGAAACTTCGCTTCGAAGACAGATTGACTTATAAAATTGTAGTCGAAGAGGAAATCGAAGAAGATATCCTGAGCATTCCAGCCATGATCGTGCAACCCTATATTGAAAATGCCATCGAACACGGATTACGAAGTATAAAAGACGGAAAGCTTATCGTGACCTTTGGTTTGCTTGACGACGACACCATTTCCTGCACCATTGAAGACAATGGTATCGGCAGGAAAAAGGTCCGAGAACTGCAATTACAGGATGTCCGTTTCCAGGAGCATCGCTCCCGGGGTACTTCCATCACTGAAAAAAGACTGCAAATATTGATGCAGGCCAAAGGGATTGACGTGCATGTCAATACTATCGACCTGGTCAACCCTAAAACCGGTGAAGCTACCGGAACCCGGGTGGAAATAAAAATACCTATTGTTGAAGTGGATTTTAAATGA
- a CDS encoding chloride channel protein, translating into MFNSSTITNIKYLRAFFKLLTRFRKSDNTFMIVMAITIGIIGGYGAILFRNAISLFRYIFFGSWSMSLEQLDALPWHIKLFVPAIGGLIVGPIIYFFAREAKGHGVPEVMEAIILRGGAIRPRVALAKIIASAVTIGTGGSVGREGPIVQIGSAAGSALGQFIKVRGSQLRTLVACGAAAGIAGTFNAPIAGSIFALEILLGDFAIVQFSPIVIASVTSTVISRHYLGDYPAFIVPKYELLSVYEFVPYSILGVLSALVAMSFINFVYKSEDLFNALPVPAWLKPAIGGLIVGGIGIFFPHIFGVGYETMDLALSNSLTWSFLLLLIILKLFATSITVGSGGSGGVFAPSLFLGACLGGLVGTISNMLFPEISATPGAYALVGMGAVVAATMHSPITSILILFELTNDYHIILPLMVSIILSVVIKMHFQKESIYTLKLKRKGLKLKKEFEPNILSNIKIGGIYKTNCLKVQSDTTFEELSKLVKEKINLNYFVVDKEDSLMGILSPYKIRNMSIKDKTDYKDKKAIDLILEYNIYFTPEDTLDMVGLNLNNIILDEIPVVNNETERKVIGYISKTEVIHAYNNEVIKKDMLQSVSGYITATNRFKTLKLLDGEILCEVEVPGSFVNQNLKDLNLRNKFGIEVILIKQNFDKESEESEKVFVPKPEYSFEYGDKLLIVGNESEVNRFNEL; encoded by the coding sequence ATGTTTAATTCATCCACTATTACGAATATAAAATACCTCCGTGCTTTTTTTAAGTTATTGACCCGGTTTAGAAAATCTGACAACACGTTCATGATCGTAATGGCCATTACGATAGGAATTATAGGAGGGTATGGAGCCATTTTATTCAGGAATGCCATTTCTTTATTCAGGTATATTTTCTTTGGTTCGTGGAGTATGAGCCTGGAACAGTTGGATGCTCTTCCCTGGCATATTAAATTATTTGTTCCGGCCATTGGAGGGTTGATTGTAGGACCCATTATCTATTTCTTCGCCCGGGAGGCCAAGGGGCATGGCGTTCCCGAAGTGATGGAAGCCATTATCTTAAGAGGAGGAGCCATCCGCCCGAGGGTCGCATTGGCTAAAATCATTGCTTCTGCCGTAACTATTGGTACCGGAGGTTCAGTGGGCCGTGAAGGGCCTATTGTTCAAATAGGTTCTGCAGCAGGTTCTGCATTGGGCCAGTTTATAAAAGTCAGGGGGTCACAGTTAAGAACCTTGGTGGCATGTGGCGCGGCGGCCGGTATTGCCGGCACCTTCAATGCGCCTATAGCGGGATCTATTTTTGCCTTAGAGATTTTATTAGGGGATTTTGCCATCGTCCAGTTCAGCCCTATCGTTATTGCCTCGGTAACATCGACCGTGATATCAAGACATTATTTGGGGGATTATCCCGCATTTATAGTTCCCAAGTACGAACTTTTAAGCGTTTATGAGTTCGTCCCTTATTCCATCCTGGGAGTGCTTTCGGCCCTCGTTGCCATGAGTTTTATCAATTTTGTTTATAAATCAGAAGACCTTTTTAATGCCTTACCTGTTCCGGCCTGGTTAAAACCAGCTATCGGAGGTTTGATCGTCGGGGGTATTGGAATCTTTTTTCCTCATATTTTTGGAGTAGGTTATGAAACCATGGACCTTGCGCTTTCGAACAGCCTGACCTGGTCGTTTCTGTTGTTGCTGATCATTTTAAAATTATTTGCGACTTCCATCACCGTTGGCTCAGGAGGCTCGGGTGGAGTATTTGCCCCTTCTTTGTTCTTAGGAGCCTGTCTCGGGGGACTGGTAGGCACTATTTCCAATATGTTGTTTCCTGAAATTTCCGCTACTCCGGGAGCATACGCCCTCGTGGGGATGGGTGCTGTAGTCGCCGCCACAATGCATTCTCCCATCACGTCCATATTGATCCTTTTTGAGTTGACGAATGATTACCATATCATTTTACCACTCATGGTTTCTATTATTTTGAGTGTGGTCATTAAAATGCATTTTCAAAAAGAGTCTATTTATACCCTAAAACTAAAGAGAAAGGGCTTGAAATTGAAGAAAGAATTCGAGCCTAATATTTTAAGTAATATTAAAATAGGTGGTATCTACAAAACAAACTGCCTTAAGGTTCAATCAGACACTACTTTTGAAGAATTATCGAAACTGGTGAAAGAAAAAATTAACCTGAATTATTTTGTGGTGGATAAAGAAGACAGCCTGATGGGGATTTTATCTCCCTATAAAATCAGGAACATGTCCATCAAAGATAAAACGGACTATAAGGACAAAAAAGCCATAGATCTGATCCTTGAATACAATATTTATTTCACCCCGGAGGACACGCTGGATATGGTCGGCTTGAATTTGAATAACATTATCCTTGATGAAATTCCCGTGGTCAATAACGAAACAGAGCGAAAGGTGATTGGTTATATTTCAAAAACCGAAGTGATCCATGCCTATAACAATGAAGTGATCAAAAAAGACATGTTACAATCGGTTTCAGGTTATATCACAGCTACCAATCGATTCAAAACATTAAAATTGCTGGATGGAGAAATTTTATGTGAAGTTGAAGTGCCGGGATCTTTTGTGAATCAAAATTTAAAAGACCTGAACCTGAGAAACAAATTCGGCATTGAAGTAATCCTGATCAAACAAAATTTTGATAAGGAAAGTGAGGAATCTGAAAAAGTGTTTGTACCCAAACCGGAATACAGCTTTGAATATGGAGATAAATTATTGATTGTTGGAAATGAATCCGAAGTCAACAGGTTTAATGAATTGTAA
- the odhB gene encoding 2-oxoglutarate dehydrogenase complex dihydrolipoyllysine-residue succinyltransferase: MSIVEMKVPVIGESITEVTLSQWLKQNGEYVTLDEPICEFESDKATLEFPAEAAGILIHVAAENDDLEIGALVAKIDTSAARPDDSPKKEEQPATQEKQEQPAATSKEPAKSSYAEGHPSPAAAKIMKESGLSAESVKGSGKDGRITKSDAETAAQHKTSAPAPAAPKAVPSVTPAQSFSREETRRKMSRMRRTIATRLVRAKNETAMLTTFNEVDLTEIMDLRKKYQDKFVEKYGIKLGFMSLFAKACAKVLMEMPDVNARLDGEELVYHDYADISIAISTPTGLVVPPVKNVESLNFAEIELAIKELADKARKGTLSLQEMQGGTFTITNGGVFGSMMSTPILNEPQSAILGMHTIQQRPVAVNGEVQIRPMMYLALSYDHRVIDGSTSVTFLVKVKALLEDPVTLLLDL; the protein is encoded by the coding sequence ATGAGTATAGTTGAAATGAAAGTCCCAGTGATCGGGGAATCCATAACAGAGGTGACGCTGTCTCAGTGGCTAAAGCAAAACGGGGAATATGTAACACTGGACGAACCTATCTGTGAATTTGAATCCGATAAGGCGACCCTTGAATTTCCAGCAGAAGCTGCCGGAATTTTGATCCACGTGGCCGCTGAAAATGACGATCTTGAGATCGGGGCGCTGGTAGCAAAAATTGATACTTCTGCCGCCAGACCAGACGATTCTCCTAAAAAGGAAGAACAACCCGCTACACAGGAAAAACAAGAACAACCCGCCGCAACTTCGAAAGAACCTGCGAAATCATCCTATGCCGAAGGCCACCCTTCTCCTGCTGCCGCAAAAATAATGAAAGAAAGTGGGCTGAGTGCCGAAAGCGTTAAGGGCTCAGGAAAAGATGGTCGTATTACCAAAAGTGATGCAGAAACGGCAGCTCAGCATAAAACATCAGCTCCTGCTCCTGCAGCGCCAAAAGCTGTTCCATCCGTTACCCCGGCTCAATCATTCAGCCGGGAAGAGACCCGCAGGAAGATGAGTCGTATGCGCCGCACCATTGCCACTCGTTTGGTCAGAGCCAAAAACGAAACGGCCATGCTCACCACTTTCAATGAAGTGGACCTTACCGAGATCATGGACTTACGCAAAAAATATCAGGACAAGTTTGTTGAAAAATATGGGATTAAACTGGGCTTCATGTCTTTATTTGCCAAGGCATGTGCCAAGGTGCTGATGGAAATGCCTGATGTCAATGCCCGGCTGGACGGAGAAGAACTCGTTTATCACGACTATGCCGATATATCCATTGCTATTTCTACCCCAACAGGATTGGTGGTCCCTCCGGTTAAAAATGTGGAATCCCTCAATTTTGCCGAAATTGAACTCGCCATTAAGGAATTGGCGGATAAAGCGAGAAAAGGCACCCTTTCCTTACAGGAAATGCAGGGCGGAACATTTACCATTACCAACGGCGGTGTGTTTGGGTCTATGATGAGTACGCCCATTTTAAATGAGCCTCAATCGGCCATTTTAGGGATGCATACCATTCAGCAACGTCCGGTAGCCGTAAACGGGGAAGTTCAGATCAGACCAATGATGTACCTCGCCCTTTCATACGACCACCGCGTGATTGACGGAAGTACTTCAGTGACTTTCCTGGTAAAAGTTAAAGCACTGCTGGAAGATCCTGTTACGTTATTACTTGATCTTTAG
- a CDS encoding DUF3667 domain-containing protein, whose translation MKNQPEDRTCLSCQNAFSGSYCNHCGEKVIGPEDRKLKVLLGEFVSALFNLDNKFIKTIGLIIRKPGQLSENYAVGKRKAFFKPSSLYLLLTVVYFVFTPFEIFVPKLSVHTESTVYATYAQEQVTVLMADKFLSREAFENRYSALAPGVAKWLILFYIPTLGAILMLLFYGQRTYLADHFLLSIEINIYNMFVHFLLLPALLVSLYFFLNLMGIKGFNAGDSILVPLIGLSLMRFFILSFRRFYRQKWWITVAKSIVFTFALGSFAFSFYRLLLFWITIRLI comes from the coding sequence ATGAAAAACCAACCCGAAGACAGAACCTGCCTTTCCTGTCAAAATGCATTTTCAGGAAGCTACTGCAATCATTGCGGAGAAAAGGTCATTGGCCCAGAAGACAGGAAATTGAAAGTGCTTTTGGGCGAATTCGTCAGTGCTCTTTTTAATCTGGACAATAAATTTATTAAAACCATTGGCCTTATCATCAGAAAACCGGGCCAGCTCTCAGAAAACTATGCCGTCGGAAAAAGAAAGGCTTTTTTCAAACCAAGCTCTTTATACCTTCTGCTGACAGTCGTTTATTTCGTTTTTACTCCATTTGAAATATTTGTTCCAAAGTTGTCTGTCCACACAGAATCCACTGTATATGCTACATACGCTCAAGAGCAGGTAACAGTTCTTATGGCCGATAAATTTCTGTCCAGAGAAGCATTCGAAAATCGTTATTCCGCTCTGGCACCTGGAGTGGCTAAATGGCTGATTCTCTTTTATATACCTACCCTTGGAGCCATCCTTATGCTTTTATTTTACGGGCAGAGAACCTACCTTGCCGATCATTTTTTGCTATCGATAGAGATCAATATCTATAATATGTTTGTCCACTTTCTCTTACTGCCCGCACTACTGGTTTCCCTTTATTTTTTTTTGAACCTAATGGGAATAAAGGGCTTCAATGCAGGGGACTCCATTTTAGTTCCCCTGATAGGACTTTCCCTGATGCGTTTTTTCATCTTATCCTTTCGTAGATTTTATCGACAAAAATGGTGGATTACTGTAGCCAAATCCATCGTTTTTACCTTTGCATTGGGTAGTTTTGCTTTTTCATTCTACAGGCTGCTTTTATTTTGGATAACCATACGTTTGATTTAA
- the lgt gene encoding prolipoprotein diacylglyceryl transferase, translated as MIYTMLAYIHWNASPEIVTLGPLTLRWYGLLFATGFLVGLFLVKKKFDAENIPEAWLDKLFIYMVVGAILGARLGHVFFYEWGYYRQHLDEIIKVWNGGLASHGGAIGILLALWLYSRRITKKSLLWIFDRVVAAIALAGFFIRMGNLMNSEIIGRQTDVPWAFIFEKVDQVPRHAVQLYEALFYLVSFVILYLVYWKTDKRKKEGYIFGLFLLLIWGGRFMLEFFKEDLGGIQSYFGNVLTTGQLLSIPLILWGVYLVFRRKES; from the coding sequence ATGATATACACTATGTTAGCATACATCCACTGGAACGCTTCCCCTGAAATTGTAACCCTTGGCCCATTGACCCTGCGTTGGTATGGATTACTTTTTGCGACAGGATTCCTGGTGGGCCTTTTCCTGGTAAAGAAAAAATTCGACGCTGAAAATATTCCGGAAGCCTGGTTGGATAAACTCTTTATTTACATGGTAGTAGGTGCCATACTTGGCGCGCGGTTGGGCCATGTATTTTTTTACGAGTGGGGGTATTACCGCCAGCATTTGGACGAAATCATTAAAGTATGGAACGGAGGGCTGGCGAGCCATGGAGGGGCCATTGGTATTTTATTGGCCTTGTGGCTCTATTCCCGCAGAATCACTAAAAAATCACTGCTCTGGATATTTGACAGAGTGGTAGCGGCAATAGCCTTGGCCGGATTTTTTATCCGAATGGGCAATTTGATGAACTCCGAGATCATCGGCCGCCAAACGGATGTTCCCTGGGCATTCATTTTTGAAAAAGTGGATCAGGTACCACGTCATGCCGTCCAGTTATACGAAGCACTGTTTTACCTGGTTAGTTTTGTGATCCTCTATTTGGTTTATTGGAAAACGGACAAACGCAAGAAGGAAGGGTATATTTTCGGCCTTTTCCTTTTACTCATTTGGGGCGGACGTTTTATGCTGGAGTTTTTCAAGGAAGATCTTGGCGGCATCCAAAGTTACTTTGGCAACGTATTGACTACAGGGCAGTTGCTCAGTATACCGCTAATTTTATGGGGTGTATACCTCGTTTTCAGGCGTAAAGAGTCGTAA